TGTAGCGGAAGTTCTCGGGGAACTGGCTCTGGTAGTGCTCGAAGTCGGCGTCGTAGAGCAGGTTGGCGGTGGTGGGTGCACCCATGAACAGCCAGGCCTTGCCCTTGAAGTTCCAGCCGTTTTTCTCGCGCTCAGCCGGCTCGAACATGCGGCGCAGGTAGGTGCGCATCGGCGCGATGCCGGTGCCGGTGGCCAGCATGATCACGTTGGCGTCTTCGTCGGGGGGCAGGAGCATTTCCTTGCCCACGGGGCCGGTGATCTTCACCTTGGCGCCGGGCTCGATGTCGCAGAGGAAGGTGGAGCACACACCGTTGATGGTCTCGCCTTCCTTCTCGTACTGCAGCTGACGCACGCAGAGCGACACGGTGTTACCGGCCATGTTGTCGCCATGGCGGGTGCTGGCGATCGAGTAGAGGCGCAGCTTGTGGGGCTTGCCGTTGGCGTCTTCACCGTCGGGAATGATGCCGATCGACTGACCTTCCACATAGTTGAGGTGGGGGTCGCCACCGCTGAGGTCGAAGGTGATGTGGTTCACCCGGCCGATAGCACCTTCAGCCAACAGGCTGTAGTTCTCGGTCACGGTGCCGACGAAGGGATTCTTCGGCTTGTAGAGATTGACGGGGACGTCGGCGTGATGCACGGCAGCGGCAGCAGGTTTGGCGGGTGAGGCTTTGGCCTTGGTGGTCTTGGCGGCAGCAGGGGCAGCGCTGGCTGCGGGCGCTGCGGCGGTAGGCGCTTCGGATGCAGCGGTGACCGAGATCACCTTGCCTCCCAGCTTGCTGATCGACTGCATCAGGGCCTGCAGCCGTGAGAATGGCACGGTGATGCTGCGCTCAGCGTTGCGCTGCTGGGTCAGCCCATAGCCCTGCACCACCACGGTGAACACGCGCGAGTCGCTGCAGCTGGATGTTGCGGTCGAGACACGCATGAATCTCTGATGCCCTGATGTCGCGCGCGATCATAGGGAATCTGCACGCTTCCGCTCGAGGGCGTTAAGTTATGGCGCCGAAAGCGTGATCTAGCCGGTTTGCTCTCGTCGCAGCTCACGGCATCCCCCACCAGCGCTGAGCTGCAACAGGTTGCGGCCTGTGCGCTCGACACCATCCAACAGGAGATGGAGCGCCTGCCCGGGGGCACGCGACGCCTGGCAGTACGCCTGCGCCTGGCCCTCGATCCCCAGTGGCTGTGGGCAGTACTCACCGATTACGACAGCCTCAGCCGCTTCATCCCCAACCTGCAGAGCTCCCGGCTGCTCTGGCGCCGCGCCAACGTGGTGGGGCTCGAACAGGAGGGCGCTCAATCGTTCATGGGCATGCGCTTCAAAGCGCGCGTGCAGCTGGAGCTCACCGAGCATCTGGAGGAGCGCCGCCTCTCTTTCGTGATGTCCAAGGGTGATTTCCGACGCTTCGAGGGCACCTGGCAGATTGGTGCCGAAGCTGGGGCCACCACACTGCTCTATGAGCTCACGGTGCAGGGCTGTGTGGGCATGCCGATTGGCTTGATCGAGCAACGCCTGCGAGAAGATCTCGCGGCGAATCTGAGGGCGGTGCAGCAGGAAGCCCAGCGGCGTGCAGTGCCGCTCGAAGCGTCGATCTGAGCTGAGCACGCTCCCGTCGTTTTCAGCCAATAAAAAAGCGGCCAGTTGGCCGCTTTTTCTTGGATACCCCCAAGGGGATTCGAACCCCTGTCGCCTCCGTGAAAGGGAGGTGTCCTAGGCCTCTAGACGATGGGGGCTAGGACTCGGTGGTGATGACAGCATTCGGGCGATGCCCTTGTGCAGCCTGGCTTTTCAGCCGCGCCTCCGATGGGATGAAGTTACGGGTCGGAGGTGCCCTTCGTCAATCAGCTGGCGCTCTGGCCGTCCCAAACGGGCACGGTGAAATGGAAGCAGGCGCCTTCACCCGGTTCCGACACCACCCAGATCCGGCCGCCGTGCACTTCGGTGATTCGCCGGCATACCGATAGCCCCACACCGAAGCCGGAGGTGTTGGAGGAGGTTTGGGGCAGGCGCACCCGCTCCAGAAAGATGCGTTCCTGTTCATCACGGGGAATGCCTGGCCCTGAATCGCACACGCTGATCTGAAGCCACTGGCTGGTGCGGTGCAGGATCGTGAGGCTCACCTGGCCGCCATCGGGGGTGAACTTGAAGGCGTTCTCCAGCAGGTTGAGCAGCACCTGGCGCATGCGCCGCTGATCGGCGTACACATCCGGCAGATCGGTGGGGATATCGGTGATCAGCTCCAGGCCGCGGCCTACCCACAGCTTTTCCAGCTCGAGGATCGCTTCGGCCGCCACGGGCCCAAGGGCCAGGC
This sequence is a window from Synechococcus sp. HK05. Protein-coding genes within it:
- a CDS encoding phycobilisome linker polypeptide, with translation MRVSTATSSCSDSRVFTVVVQGYGLTQQRNAERSITVPFSRLQALMQSISKLGGKVISVTAASEAPTAAAPAASAAPAAAKTTKAKASPAKPAAAAVHHADVPVNLYKPKNPFVGTVTENYSLLAEGAIGRVNHITFDLSGGDPHLNYVEGQSIGIIPDGEDANGKPHKLRLYSIASTRHGDNMAGNTVSLCVRQLQYEKEGETINGVCSTFLCDIEPGAKVKITGPVGKEMLLPPDEDANVIMLATGTGIAPMRTYLRRMFEPAEREKNGWNFKGKAWLFMGAPTTANLLYDADFEHYQSQFPENFRYTKAISREQQNAKGGRMYIQDRVSENAEEIFSWIENPKTHVYMCGLRGMEPGIDEAMTAAAAAKGLDWSELRPQLKKAERWHVETY
- a CDS encoding SRPBCC family protein, which codes for MLSSQLTASPTSAELQQVAACALDTIQQEMERLPGGTRRLAVRLRLALDPQWLWAVLTDYDSLSRFIPNLQSSRLLWRRANVVGLEQEGAQSFMGMRFKARVQLELTEHLEERRLSFVMSKGDFRRFEGTWQIGAEAGATTLLYELTVQGCVGMPIGLIEQRLREDLAANLRAVQQEAQRRAVPLEASI